One genomic segment of Candidatus Zixiibacteriota bacterium includes these proteins:
- a CDS encoding RtcB family protein, translating into MTWTGPTKRVDAYRIEIDSSYASQAMARHGLRMSVPGLVYADETMWRSIVGDDSPDQVANVATLPGIVGRSIAMPDIHHGYGFAIGGVAAFDAERGVISPGGVGYDINCGVRLVRTDLTVKDVRPRIEALVDAMFANVPSGVGSEGRVRLSPTQIDDVLRHGARWAVNNGYGWQEDLDYMEEHGAFDGADPSTVSANAKKRGGPQLGTLGAGNHFLEVQRVDEIYDPEVASAFGIVEKDQITVMIHTGSRGCGHQICTDYLETMRRAQKKYNIPLVDHELTSAPASSPEARQYFAAMKCGANFAWANRQLIMHWVRESFETVFGRPSSRLGLHLIYDIAHNIAKLEQHEVDGKKRLLYVHRKGATRAFGPSHPEIPERYRAYGQPVLIPGDMGTASYLLVGTEQAMQETFGSSCHGAGRRLSRSRAIKEHPADKVFADLENRGIYLRAKSRRCVAEEAPGAYKNIDSVIDISHHSGIARRVARLRPLGVVKG; encoded by the coding sequence ATGACCTGGACCGGCCCGACAAAACGAGTGGATGCCTACCGCATCGAGATAGACAGTTCGTATGCGAGTCAGGCCATGGCGCGGCATGGACTTCGCATGTCCGTGCCGGGGTTGGTGTACGCCGATGAGACGATGTGGCGTTCGATTGTCGGCGATGATTCTCCCGACCAGGTCGCGAATGTGGCGACACTTCCCGGCATCGTCGGGCGGTCGATCGCGATGCCGGACATACACCACGGGTACGGATTCGCGATCGGCGGAGTGGCGGCATTTGACGCCGAGCGCGGCGTCATCTCGCCCGGCGGGGTCGGCTATGACATCAATTGCGGCGTGCGGCTGGTGCGTACGGATTTGACGGTGAAAGACGTTCGTCCGCGGATCGAGGCGCTGGTCGACGCGATGTTTGCCAACGTGCCGTCGGGGGTCGGCTCCGAGGGCCGCGTGCGGCTTTCACCGACGCAGATCGACGATGTCCTTCGTCACGGCGCGCGCTGGGCCGTCAACAACGGCTATGGATGGCAGGAGGATCTTGACTACATGGAGGAACACGGCGCGTTCGACGGCGCCGATCCATCAACCGTCAGTGCGAACGCCAAAAAGCGCGGCGGCCCGCAGCTCGGCACGCTCGGCGCCGGCAACCACTTTCTCGAAGTGCAGCGGGTTGATGAAATCTACGATCCGGAAGTCGCATCGGCGTTCGGAATCGTCGAGAAAGACCAGATCACGGTGATGATTCACACCGGGTCGCGAGGCTGCGGTCACCAGATATGCACCGATTACCTGGAGACGATGCGTCGTGCCCAGAAGAAATATAACATCCCGCTGGTCGATCACGAGCTGACCTCGGCGCCTGCGTCGTCGCCCGAAGCCCGTCAGTACTTTGCGGCCATGAAGTGCGGGGCGAATTTCGCGTGGGCCAACCGGCAGCTCATCATGCACTGGGTGCGCGAATCGTTCGAGACGGTGTTCGGCAGGCCGTCGAGCCGTCTCGGGCTGCATCTGATCTACGACATCGCGCACAATATCGCCAAGCTCGAACAGCATGAAGTCGACGGGAAGAAACGCCTGCTGTACGTTCATCGCAAAGGGGCGACACGCGCATTCGGACCGAGTCACCCCGAAATCCCCGAACGCTATCGCGCCTACGGGCAACCGGTGCTCATCCCCGGCGACATGGGCACGGCCAGCTACCTGCTGGTCGGCACCGAGCAGGCGATGCAAGAGACGTTCGGTTCATCGTGTCACGGGGCGGGGCGGCGGTTGTCGCGGTCGCGTGCGATCAAGGAACATCCGGCCGACAAGGTATTTGCCGATCTGGAGAATCGCGGTATCTACCTCCGTGCGAAAAGCAGGCGATGCGTGGCGGAAGAGGCGCCGGGCGCCTACAAGAATATTGACAGCGTCATTGATATCTCACACCATTCGGGAATCGCGCGCCGGGTCGCTCGACTGCGCCCGCTCGGCGTCGTCAAAGGATAG
- a CDS encoding ABC transporter permease — protein sequence MIRAYLGLVRKEFLQVLRDRNMLRIIFAVPIIQLLLLGYTVTTDVKYIALDVYDFNQSRYSRELVVAAGAGDYFTISDDLQPMLSHPVYDLHTRFQRGDAEMALLIPEDFSQKISARESVTVGLVVDGSNASSAATALGYMNQIVREYSADVTGVRIPVEIRPTVLYNPEAESVYFMVPGIVATLLTMITIMLTSMAIVREKEMGTLEQLLVTPISGTVLLFGKLSAFAVLGIIEISFALVVGVLWFGIPFVGSPVLLFALASLYMVATLGIGLLFSTVTSTQQQAMFFAWFFSIFAILTSGFFTPISNMPEWIRPVTYLNPMRYFVAIVRGIMMRGAGCAELMSEVYPMAVFAITVFAIAALRFRKRVS from the coding sequence GTGATACGCGCGTATCTGGGATTAGTCAGGAAAGAATTCCTGCAGGTGCTCCGGGACCGGAACATGCTGCGGATCATCTTTGCGGTTCCGATTATCCAGCTGTTGCTGCTCGGATACACGGTGACAACCGACGTCAAGTACATAGCGCTTGACGTGTATGATTTCAACCAGAGCCGGTATTCGCGGGAGCTTGTGGTCGCCGCCGGCGCCGGTGACTACTTCACGATCAGCGACGATCTCCAGCCGATGCTGAGCCACCCGGTCTATGACCTGCACACGCGATTTCAGCGCGGCGACGCCGAGATGGCGCTTCTGATTCCGGAGGATTTCTCACAGAAGATCAGCGCGCGCGAATCCGTGACGGTGGGGCTGGTCGTGGACGGCTCGAATGCATCCTCGGCCGCAACCGCTCTCGGCTACATGAACCAGATCGTCCGCGAGTATTCGGCCGACGTGACCGGCGTACGGATCCCGGTCGAGATCCGGCCGACCGTTCTGTACAACCCGGAAGCGGAGTCGGTCTATTTCATGGTCCCCGGTATTGTGGCCACGCTGCTCACGATGATCACGATCATGCTGACATCGATGGCCATCGTGCGCGAGAAGGAAATGGGAACGCTGGAACAGCTGCTCGTGACACCGATCAGCGGCACCGTTCTTCTTTTCGGCAAACTCAGCGCATTCGCCGTGTTGGGGATTATCGAGATTTCATTTGCACTGGTGGTGGGGGTGCTGTGGTTCGGCATTCCATTCGTCGGTTCTCCAGTATTGTTGTTTGCGCTGGCGTCGCTGTACATGGTCGCGACCCTCGGTATCGGGCTGCTGTTTTCAACGGTCACCTCGACACAACAGCAGGCGATGTTTTTCGCGTGGTTTTTCTCCATATTCGCGATCCTGACCTCGGGCTTCTTCACACCTATTTCGAACATGCCGGAGTGGATCCGCCCGGTGACCTACCTCAATCCCATGCGATACTTCGTGGCAATCGTCCGGGGCATCATGATGCGCGGGGCCGGATGTGCCGAGCTCATGAGCGAAGTATATCCCATGGCGGTCTTCGCGATTACAGTGTTTGCGATTGCCGCGCTGCGGTTCCGCAAGCGGGTAAGCTAG
- a CDS encoding archease, giving the protein MGTSRHFEYIDHTADIIVRAYGETLAEAFACAAEAMFAVITDSAEIRPTSREPVDIESIDREGLLVGFLSELIVRHESRSVVVGDIRITALGDTHLRADIGIEPFDEIRHGTGTQVKGVSYHLMEIRDPVDGDPAVVQVLFDI; this is encoded by the coding sequence ATGGGTACTTCGCGGCACTTCGAATACATCGACCATACGGCCGATATCATCGTCAGGGCGTACGGCGAGACACTTGCAGAGGCGTTCGCCTGCGCGGCCGAGGCGATGTTTGCCGTCATTACCGATTCGGCGGAGATTCGACCAACAAGCCGCGAACCCGTGGATATCGAGTCCATCGACCGCGAGGGCCTGCTGGTCGGCTTTCTCTCTGAACTGATCGTCCGTCACGAGTCGCGATCGGTCGTTGTCGGCGACATCCGGATAACCGCACTGGGCGATACGCATCTTCGCGCCGACATCGGCATCGAGCCGTTCGACGAGATTCGTCACGGAACCGGGACGCAGGTGAAGGGCGTGTCGTATCACCTGATGGAGATTCGGGACCCGGTCGACGGTGACCCTGCCGTGGTGCAGGTGCTGTTTGACATATAG
- a CDS encoding ABC transporter permease, which yields MPGNARHIARKEMYHILRDPRSLVIVFAMPVMMTFLYGYAINLDIEHITLAVIDYDRTPSSRTLIDGFYNSTYFERPEYDIDMSHPERSLRARHATGILTIRRGFAEALARGDDFSLGLMIDGSDNLLSAAVQAYANGVLIAFLKDRLPPDQELPGITVSQQILYNPDLKSSRYFVPALVAVILLMISALLTSVTIAREKETGTMEQLLVAPVSARDILVGKILPYVLIAFIDGMLVLLFAKIMFSVPFVGSLWVLLLFTIVYVSASLSIGILISSLVSTQQVAMMFALVTTMLPSIMLSGFIFPIKNMPIVLQALSHIVPARYYIEATRALLLKGTSVVLLLPQLAALLVLTGILLVIAGKKFKARIG from the coding sequence ATGCCGGGTAACGCTCGACATATCGCGCGCAAGGAGATGTACCACATACTGCGCGATCCGCGCTCCCTGGTGATCGTATTCGCCATGCCGGTCATGATGACCTTTTTGTACGGGTATGCGATCAATCTCGATATCGAGCACATTACACTCGCCGTGATCGACTACGACCGAACGCCGAGTTCGCGCACGTTAATCGATGGTTTTTACAACTCAACCTATTTCGAGCGACCCGAATACGACATCGATATGTCGCACCCGGAGCGCTCGCTGCGCGCACGGCATGCGACAGGGATACTGACGATCCGCCGCGGTTTCGCCGAGGCGCTTGCGCGCGGCGATGATTTTTCGCTCGGCTTGATGATCGACGGCTCCGACAATCTTCTCAGCGCCGCAGTCCAGGCCTATGCGAACGGCGTGCTGATTGCGTTTCTCAAAGACCGCCTGCCACCCGACCAGGAGTTGCCGGGCATCACGGTGTCACAGCAGATCCTGTACAATCCCGACCTGAAGTCGTCGCGCTACTTCGTGCCGGCGCTTGTCGCGGTCATTCTCCTGATGATCTCGGCGCTGTTGACGTCGGTGACCATCGCCCGGGAAAAGGAAACGGGAACGATGGAACAGCTATTGGTGGCGCCGGTGTCGGCGCGCGATATTCTTGTCGGGAAGATTCTCCCGTACGTGCTGATCGCGTTCATCGACGGCATGCTGGTGCTGCTTTTCGCCAAAATCATGTTCAGCGTGCCGTTTGTCGGCTCGCTCTGGGTACTGCTGCTGTTTACGATCGTATACGTCTCGGCGTCGCTGTCTATCGGTATTCTGATTTCGTCGCTCGTGTCGACGCAGCAGGTGGCCATGATGTTTGCGCTGGTGACCACGATGCTTCCCTCGATCATGCTCTCCGGGTTCATATTCCCGATCAAGAACATGCCGATCGTATTGCAGGCGCTGAGTCATATCGTGCCCGCACGATACTATATTGAGGCTACGCGCGCACTGTTGCTCAAGGGCACGTCGGTCGTGCTGCTTCTGCCGCAGCTGGCGGCGTTGCTGGTCCTGACGGGCATCCTTTTGGTGATAGCCGGAAAGAAATTCAAAGCGAGGATAGGCTGA
- a CDS encoding TIGR01777 family oxidoreductase gives MKILVSGSSGLIGTALTAALRADGHTVHTLVRERTNDPQSVYWRPSTGEIDRAGLEGFDAVVHLAGENIAGGRWNDERKARILNSRVDGTSLLAESLASCTHKPEALVCASAVGFYGDRGDTELTEKMPRGKGFLADVSEAWENAADPARSAGIRTVHLRMGVVLAAEGGALEKMLTPFKTGMAGKLADGSQYMSWVSRDDVVRGIQFALSERSLDGPVNMVSPTPVTNEEFTNVLGAVLNRPTVMAIPAFALKMLAGEMAEELLLASIRVIPKKLLDHGFTFRHTDLETALRQALGL, from the coding sequence ATGAAGATTCTTGTTTCCGGCTCGTCGGGCCTGATCGGCACGGCGCTCACCGCTGCGCTTCGGGCTGACGGTCACACGGTTCACACGCTCGTTCGCGAACGGACGAATGACCCGCAGTCGGTCTATTGGAGGCCCTCGACCGGGGAGATCGATCGGGCCGGGCTCGAGGGATTCGACGCGGTCGTGCACCTTGCCGGTGAGAATATCGCCGGCGGACGATGGAACGACGAGCGCAAGGCGCGCATTCTCAACAGCCGGGTCGACGGTACCTCGCTGCTGGCGGAATCGCTGGCCTCCTGCACCCATAAGCCGGAGGCGCTCGTGTGCGCGTCCGCTGTTGGATTCTACGGCGACCGGGGAGATACCGAACTGACTGAAAAGATGCCGCGCGGCAAGGGATTTCTGGCCGACGTGTCCGAAGCGTGGGAGAATGCCGCCGACCCCGCCCGCTCGGCTGGAATTCGCACCGTTCACCTTCGCATGGGCGTGGTGCTCGCTGCCGAGGGTGGCGCACTGGAGAAGATGCTCACGCCGTTCAAGACGGGAATGGCCGGGAAGCTGGCCGACGGCAGTCAGTACATGTCGTGGGTGTCGCGAGACGACGTCGTGCGGGGTATTCAGTTCGCATTGTCCGAGCGGTCGCTCGATGGTCCGGTCAACATGGTCTCCCCGACACCCGTCACCAACGAGGAATTCACCAACGTCCTTGGCGCGGTATTAAACCGACCGACCGTAATGGCTATCCCCGCCTTTGCGCTGAAGATGCTCGCGGGTGAGATGGCGGAGGAGTTGCTCCTGGCCAGTATTCGTGTCATCCCGAAAAAGCTGCTCGATCACGGCTTCACGTTCCGTCACACCGATCTCGAGACCGCGCTGCGCCAGGCGCTGGGACTATAG
- a CDS encoding cation diffusion facilitator family transporter, with translation MPIIDGLQTDRDLKAGLQVTWVGMVVNIVLIGLKLWGGIAGRSQALIADAVHSASDLFSDVVVLLGLRWGRKEADEDHPYGHGRIETIASLGVGLTLLVAAVWIAYNAIVSVYEHRVSSPTALTIVVAAASIAAKEALYWYTVLVGRRIRSTVVIGNAWHHRSDAFSSVAVLVGVLAARLNPDWHLADALAAIIVSLFLLKVCATLLWGALRELSDTAPEERILSELQYRAAQVPGVMQVHDLKARHSGPNLLVEMHVVVDGRISVYQGHEIAREVRLRLLEDMDEVTDVLVHLDPETEMKPENPGERPAL, from the coding sequence ATGCCGATAATCGACGGTCTCCAGACGGACCGAGACCTGAAGGCGGGTCTGCAGGTGACCTGGGTCGGTATGGTGGTGAACATCGTACTGATCGGGCTGAAGCTGTGGGGCGGTATCGCCGGCCGCAGCCAGGCGCTGATTGCCGACGCCGTCCACTCCGCATCCGACTTGTTCAGCGACGTGGTCGTACTGCTGGGGCTGCGCTGGGGCCGCAAGGAAGCCGATGAAGATCATCCCTACGGACACGGGCGTATCGAAACGATCGCCAGCCTCGGTGTGGGTCTGACGCTGTTGGTCGCCGCCGTCTGGATTGCCTACAACGCCATCGTCTCCGTGTACGAGCATCGCGTGTCATCGCCGACCGCGCTGACAATCGTCGTGGCCGCCGCCAGTATCGCCGCCAAAGAGGCGTTGTACTGGTACACGGTGCTGGTTGGACGGCGGATTCGCTCGACTGTCGTGATCGGCAACGCCTGGCATCACCGTTCCGACGCCTTCAGCTCCGTTGCCGTGCTGGTGGGGGTGCTGGCGGCGCGGCTGAACCCGGACTGGCATCTTGCCGACGCGCTGGCCGCCATCATCGTTTCGCTGTTTCTGCTGAAAGTATGCGCGACACTGCTGTGGGGTGCCCTGCGCGAGTTGTCCGACACGGCGCCCGAGGAACGGATTCTCAGCGAGCTCCAATATCGGGCCGCACAGGTGCCGGGAGTAATGCAGGTGCATGACCTCAAAGCACGTCACTCCGGTCCGAATCTGCTGGTGGAAATGCATGTCGTGGTCGACGGCAGGATCTCGGTCTATCAAGGGCATGAAATAGCGCGTGAGGTCCGGCTCCGGCTGCTCGAGGACATGGACGAGGTGACCGACGTGCTGGTGCATCTCGATCCGGAAACCGAAATGAAACCGGAGAACCCCGGGGAGCGCCCGGCTCTATAG
- a CDS encoding TolC family protein: MRYLVYFALCVLIPSGVLSARELSLTEAFRLAREHSLAVKQAQANADAAVSLHGAAQRDRLPVLDLQAMASYVDYVPTLDIALPLGQSFSRELGTNENYQTDVRLTFPLYTGGRISGGIDRASAIARVNQALAAASVDQVYLQTRVEYYQLYRFDRLHAAADASRQRATITAEDVQSMYDAGVADSTDLLEARLNFTEADLARTQAAGARRSAEIRLLTLLGLDYEESLVLTEPIDQPSALPPTEPVSETKPELRAARESVAVGDAEVRMQRGGYLPSLAAFGGWSYGKPNLDRFNDTWNDYFTVGARLTWSFNTGNKTGRQVRAAEYAREATHRHYDEVSETLNREAQLRRQQLQLAYDGYLTARTRFEIATDNYRLARTRHRDGDLASNRLLEIEQTLAAAESSLAAAVADYHIARSAWLYAIGSELLKEGN; encoded by the coding sequence ATGAGATATCTTGTCTACTTTGCATTGTGCGTCCTGATACCGTCCGGAGTTCTTTCGGCGCGGGAGTTGAGCCTGACCGAGGCCTTTCGACTGGCGCGCGAGCACTCGCTGGCGGTGAAGCAGGCGCAGGCGAACGCCGACGCCGCGGTGTCACTTCACGGCGCCGCGCAACGCGACCGGCTGCCGGTGCTCGATCTACAGGCGATGGCGTCGTATGTCGACTACGTGCCGACACTGGATATCGCGTTGCCGCTCGGGCAGTCGTTTTCGCGGGAGCTCGGGACCAACGAGAACTACCAGACAGACGTCCGCCTGACTTTTCCGCTGTACACCGGGGGCCGGATTTCGGGCGGCATAGACCGCGCCTCGGCAATCGCGCGTGTCAATCAGGCGCTCGCTGCGGCGAGTGTCGATCAGGTGTACTTGCAGACACGGGTGGAATACTACCAATTGTATCGTTTCGACCGTCTGCATGCGGCTGCGGACGCGTCACGGCAGCGCGCGACAATCACGGCGGAGGACGTGCAGTCGATGTACGACGCCGGTGTCGCCGACTCGACCGACCTTCTGGAAGCGCGATTGAATTTCACGGAGGCCGATCTGGCACGCACGCAGGCAGCCGGCGCCCGCCGCAGCGCCGAGATCAGGCTGCTCACGCTGCTGGGGCTGGATTATGAGGAGTCGCTCGTGCTGACGGAGCCGATCGACCAGCCCTCGGCCCTGCCGCCGACGGAGCCGGTATCTGAGACGAAGCCGGAACTTCGTGCGGCCCGCGAATCGGTTGCGGTGGGCGACGCGGAAGTGCGCATGCAGCGGGGCGGTTACCTGCCGTCACTTGCCGCGTTCGGCGGGTGGTCGTACGGCAAACCGAATCTCGACCGGTTCAACGACACGTGGAACGACTACTTCACGGTCGGCGCGCGGCTGACCTGGTCGTTCAATACCGGCAACAAGACGGGTCGACAGGTGCGGGCCGCGGAATATGCACGTGAGGCCACCCACCGCCACTACGACGAGGTCAGCGAGACGTTGAATCGCGAGGCGCAGCTTCGCCGCCAGCAGCTGCAGCTTGCGTATGACGGTTATCTGACCGCACGCACGCGTTTTGAGATTGCCACCGACAACTACCGGCTCGCCCGCACGCGGCATCGGGACGGCGATCTCGCGAGCAACCGCCTGCTGGAAATAGAACAGACGCTTGCGGCCGCCGAGTCATCGCTGGCCGCGGCGGTCGCCGATTACCATATCGCCCGAAGCGCCTGGCTGTATGCGATCGGGTCTGAGCTTTTGAAGGAAGGAAACTGA
- a CDS encoding ABC transporter ATP-binding protein, with product MSFLDAQNVSRTYGDIRALDRFSLSVEKGEVVALLGPDGAGKTTFMRIVCDLIDPDPSPDMTIFVDGIDVLRDFASAKPLVGYMPQTFSLYPDLSVEENMTFYAGIYGFTGDDYRRRRDRMYAFSNLGPFAKRRAGALSGGMKQKLALSCALLHDPRLLILDEPTTGVDPLSRRQFWEMLLDLRASGVTILVATPYMDEVERTDRAVCIFGGRKLTEASPGELARQFEGRIYSLAANPARDLIEALNAAPGLAARRFGAGIHLYTDKHTDIRAFDSVLQATGIDPATVEPVQPSVEDRFIQLMEREALS from the coding sequence GTGAGTTTTCTGGACGCACAAAATGTGAGCCGGACATACGGCGACATCCGCGCGCTCGATCGGTTTTCGTTGTCGGTCGAGAAAGGCGAGGTTGTGGCGTTGCTTGGTCCCGACGGCGCCGGCAAAACCACGTTCATGCGGATCGTGTGCGATCTGATCGACCCCGACCCCTCGCCGGATATGACGATCTTCGTCGATGGGATAGACGTTCTCCGCGACTTCGCCTCGGCCAAACCGCTGGTGGGCTACATGCCGCAGACTTTTTCGCTCTATCCCGACCTGAGTGTCGAAGAGAACATGACCTTTTACGCGGGCATATACGGGTTCACGGGTGACGATTACCGCCGCCGTCGTGACCGCATGTATGCATTTTCCAACCTCGGGCCGTTTGCGAAAAGGCGGGCCGGGGCGCTCTCGGGCGGCATGAAGCAGAAGCTCGCGCTCTCCTGCGCGCTGCTGCACGATCCGCGGCTGCTCATTCTCGATGAACCGACCACCGGTGTCGATCCGCTCTCCCGTCGCCAGTTCTGGGAGATGCTCCTGGACCTTCGCGCTTCCGGTGTGACTATCCTTGTTGCGACACCGTACATGGACGAGGTCGAACGGACCGATCGCGCGGTGTGTATTTTCGGCGGGCGCAAGCTCACCGAAGCGTCGCCTGGGGAGCTGGCACGCCAGTTCGAGGGACGTATCTACAGTCTGGCGGCCAATCCCGCGCGCGACCTTATCGAAGCGCTCAATGCCGCTCCGGGGCTGGCTGCACGACGATTCGGCGCGGGGATACACCTCTACACGGACAAACACACCGATATCCGCGCTTTTGATTCGGTTTTGCAGGCGACCGGCATCGACCCGGCGACGGTCGAGCCCGTGCAGCCGTCGGTCGAAGATCGATTCATTCAATTGATGGAACGGGAGGCGTTGTCGTGA
- a CDS encoding ABC transporter ATP-binding protein, translating into MTPVVELDNLTRRFGGFTAVDGVSLTVYEGEIFGFLGANGAGKTTAIRMLCGLLLPSAGNGRVAGFDVLTQSERIKKSIGYMSQKFSLYPDLTGRENMQFYGAAYGLCPRLIKERIAELSDGLELGAFIDRRCGSLPVGWRQRLALSVSLLHRPRILFLDEPTGGVDPVFRRRFWDILYRLAAERVTIFVTTHYMDEAEYCGRISIMHRGRIVVEGEPASLIRSRGAAGLEDLFVDLIREHDSNAG; encoded by the coding sequence GTGACCCCGGTTGTGGAGTTGGATAATCTCACCCGTCGGTTCGGCGGTTTTACGGCGGTCGATGGTGTCAGCCTGACCGTGTACGAGGGTGAGATATTCGGATTTCTCGGCGCCAACGGTGCGGGAAAGACGACCGCAATCCGCATGCTGTGCGGCCTGCTGCTGCCGAGTGCGGGAAACGGGCGGGTGGCGGGATTCGACGTGCTTACGCAGTCGGAGCGGATCAAGAAGTCAATCGGCTACATGTCACAGAAGTTCTCCCTCTATCCCGATCTTACGGGCCGTGAAAACATGCAGTTCTACGGCGCGGCGTACGGACTTTGCCCCCGGCTGATTAAAGAGCGTATCGCCGAACTGAGTGACGGACTGGAACTGGGCGCTTTTATCGACCGACGGTGCGGATCGCTGCCGGTCGGTTGGCGACAGCGGCTGGCATTGTCGGTGTCGTTGCTGCATCGGCCCCGGATACTCTTTCTCGACGAGCCGACCGGTGGCGTCGACCCGGTGTTTCGCCGGCGTTTCTGGGATATCCTCTACCGCCTTGCCGCCGAGCGGGTCACGATTTTCGTAACCACGCACTATATGGATGAGGCGGAGTACTGCGGTCGCATTTCAATCATGCACCGGGGGCGAATCGTGGTCGAAGGCGAACCGGCATCGCTGATCCGAAGCAGGGGCGCAGCCGGTCTCGAAGACTTGTTCGTGGATTTGATCAGGGAGCACGACTCGAATGCCGGGTAA
- the bcp gene encoding thioredoxin-dependent thiol peroxidase encodes MALKIGNKAPAFSLQNQDGQKAKLSDFAGSWLVLYFYPKDNTSGCTLEAVDFTSALASFKKLGATVVGVSPDSVKSHQNFCAKHKLGITLLSDPDHTALEKYGVWKEKSMYGKKYMGVERTTVLIDPESKVRAMWEKVKVNGHVDDVKATLASLVKA; translated from the coding sequence ATGGCACTCAAAATCGGTAACAAGGCGCCGGCATTTTCACTGCAAAATCAGGACGGCCAGAAAGCGAAGCTGTCCGACTTTGCCGGATCGTGGCTGGTGCTGTATTTCTACCCGAAAGATAATACGTCGGGCTGCACGCTCGAAGCCGTCGATTTCACTTCCGCCCTCGCAAGTTTCAAGAAGCTGGGAGCCACGGTCGTGGGGGTCTCCCCCGACTCGGTGAAGAGCCACCAGAACTTCTGCGCAAAACACAAGCTGGGAATCACGCTTCTGTCCGATCCCGATCACACCGCACTCGAAAAGTACGGCGTGTGGAAAGAGAAAAGCATGTACGGCAAAAAGTACATGGGCGTCGAGCGCACAACGGTGCTGATCGATCCGGAGTCGAAAGTCCGCGCCATGTGGGAGAAGGTCAAGGTCAACGGGCACGTTGACGACGTAAAAGCCACTCTCGCGTCGCTGGTAAAGGCATAA
- a CDS encoding efflux RND transporter periplasmic adaptor subunit produces the protein MSYRYHGLACILAVSLAAILTGCADTDNTGAGSGLIEADEVIVSAETAGRLLARHFDEGSVVRGGDTLAVIDTTRLVLQIEAARAGRAAAEARLNTARVQLAQAKQTESFAETEFNRVSRLLSSGTATQRQFDQVQHEYNTSVNARKTIDAQIRAIEAELEQVDAQIATIEREYRDCFPVAPSPGTVTEAYVDAGELLAPGKAIARIARLDTVWVKVYLPAGKFAHVTIGQTATINTESGGQTYEGRVVWTADEAEFTPKNVQTEESRADLVYAVKVLAPNPDGTLKVGMPVFVTMELP, from the coding sequence ATGTCGTACAGGTATCACGGACTCGCATGCATTCTGGCGGTTTCGCTTGCAGCCATCCTGACCGGCTGTGCCGACACCGACAACACGGGTGCGGGCTCGGGACTGATCGAGGCCGACGAGGTGATCGTATCGGCGGAAACCGCCGGACGCCTGCTGGCGCGACATTTCGATGAAGGCTCGGTGGTGCGGGGCGGCGACACGCTGGCGGTGATCGACACGACGCGTCTGGTCCTCCAGATCGAGGCCGCCCGTGCCGGTCGAGCCGCAGCCGAGGCGCGTCTCAACACCGCCCGCGTGCAATTGGCACAGGCAAAACAGACCGAGTCGTTCGCCGAAACGGAGTTCAATCGGGTGAGCCGACTGCTCTCATCGGGTACGGCGACCCAGCGGCAGTTCGATCAGGTCCAGCATGAGTACAACACTTCGGTAAACGCGCGTAAAACGATCGACGCACAGATACGGGCGATCGAGGCGGAACTGGAGCAGGTCGACGCGCAGATTGCGACAATCGAGCGCGAGTACCGCGACTGTTTCCCGGTGGCGCCCTCGCCCGGCACGGTCACCGAGGCATATGTCGACGCCGGGGAATTGCTGGCGCCCGGCAAGGCGATCGCCCGAATCGCGCGCCTCGATACAGTGTGGGTGAAAGTCTATCTGCCGGCGGGGAAGTTCGCCCACGTCACGATCGGCCAGACCGCCACCATCAATACCGAGTCCGGCGGGCAGACGTATGAAGGCCGGGTCGTGTGGACGGCGGACGAAGCGGAGTTCACGCCGAAGAACGTCCAGACCGAGGAGTCGCGCGCGGATCTCGTTTATGCGGTGAAGGTGTTGGCGCCCAATCCCGACGGAACGCTCAAAGTCGGCATGCCGGTATTCGTTACGATGGAGCTGCCGTGA